From a single Lates calcarifer isolate ASB-BC8 linkage group LG12, TLL_Latcal_v3, whole genome shotgun sequence genomic region:
- the itga7 gene encoding integrin alpha-7 isoform X2, translating into MAAPVGHGNTVSLSSRSSHRWTTLLLWLLLTLFSQARGFNLDTTHTLHKFGDRGTFFGFSLALHQQLSPEPQSWILVGAPQAAGQGRLRGSRPGALFRCPITPEEYDCERVDIDGEVSLDRESKDNQWLGVTVKSQGIGGKVVTCAHLYELRQRVSQPSETRDPIGRCYVLSEDLTERDDLDGGEWKFCEGRPQGHEQFGFCQQGLSVSFTPDNNFILFGAPGTYNWKGLLFMASPVEDALLYKTLEPSTRPTPFEDVAHNSYLGFSVDSAMGIMNLGELTFVAGAPRANHTGAVLLLKKDNVYRLVPQHIFWGEELASSFGYSVATTDLNRDGWTDLIVGAPNFFDRKAEIGGAVYVYLNPFGHWDDQARPIRLNGTYDSMFGMMVASVGDLDQDGYGDIAVGAPFDGDGKVFIYRGSDAGIETKPAQVLDGRDFDVRRFGYSISGGLDIDNNQYPDIAVGSLNDSVVLFRSRPVIHIIREISIDPQYIDLEQHNCKGRDGVCVEVKACFIFTAHPEHYSPHITLVVHFEADTERRKLGLPHRVTFLGRSSLEPEYIQTEEVELHRQHHPACTTAVFQLHESIRDKLRPISLAITHTIKSVPPRRHSGAKRLERLAPILNISPSNTLHSEVNFLREGCGADKICQSNLKLSYQFGTRPLTSDLFTPLPKDEDDVQVFSLSDQRLVVLELTVTNMPSDPLYPEEDGDDAHAAQLLISLPNTLSYAGSRIPPQMRCQANQNGSQVECDLGNPVKRDTKLKFSINLSTSNITIETTELTADLSLTTISEQPDLTPITAFAKVVIELPLSVSGLARPHQLFFSGAVRGESAMSSLEDVGSPVDFEFVVANPGQALQTFGSAFLNIMWPYELTNEKWLLYPASLKFEGHPDTQCSPTGALNPLKLQSSSPAELPQLIDHRAGRARRSYPEDEGQVMAKGNVGRTTPAVAASERRKSLKLDCLLGSARCVLFQCPLHSFSGQAVLKIHARLWNSSFIEEFQAVSALELLVRANITVKSSIKHLVLKDAAAQVPVMIYPEPGLADQYWIPWWIILIAVLAGILLLTLLVCILWKCGFFRRAHYKDKLPQYHAVKIPREDRPQFQTEKSGVVHKKEWATHWSDGTS; encoded by the exons GATCCTGGTGGGGGCGCCGCAGGCAGCGGGGCAGGGCCGGTTGCGGGGCAGTCGACCAGGAGCCCTGTTCAGGTGTCCCATCACGCCAGAGGAGTACGACTGTGAGAGGGTGGATATCGATGGAGAAG tgagtctggacagagagagcaaagacaACCAGTGGCTGGGAGTTACTGTCAAAAGTCAGGGCATTGGAGGGAAGGTGGTG ACCTGCGCTCACCTGTACGAGCTCAGGCAACGTGTCAGTCAACCCTCAGAGACTCGCGACCCCATCGGACGCTGTTACGTCCTGAGTGAGGACCTGACCGAGCGAGATGACCTGGACGGAGGCGAGTGGAAGTTCTGCGAGGGTCGGCCGCAGGGACACGAGCAGTTCGGTTTCTGTCAGCAGGGTCTGTCCGTCAGTTTCACCCCGGACAACAACTTCATCCTGTTTGGCGCTCCGGGAACATACAACTGGAAAG GGCTCTTGTTCATGGCTAGCCCTGTTGAAGATGCACTGCTGTACAAAACTCTGGAGCCCTCCACCCGGCCCACACCGTTTGAGGATGTAGCTCATAATAGCTACTTAG GGTTTTCTGTGGACTCGGCCATGGGGATAATGAACCTTGGAGAGCTGACCTTTGTGGCGGGTGCACCCCGGGCCAATCACACAGGTGccgtgctgctgctgaagaagGACAATGTGTACCGGCTGGTGCCGCAGCACATTTTCTGGGGGGAGGAGCTGGCGTCGTCGTTTGGCTACTCGGTCGCCACGACGGATCTGAACAGGGACGG CTGGACAGATCTGATTGTTGGAGCTCCTAACTTCTTTGACCGTAAGGCAGAGATCGGCGGAGCTGTTTACGTGTACTTGAACCCCTTCGGTCACTGGGACGATCAGGCTCGGCCGATCCGTCTCAACGGGACGTACGACTCCATGTTTGGGATGATGGTTGCCAGCGTCGGAGATCTGGACCAGGACGGATACGGAG ATATTGCTGTGGGAGCGCCGTTTGATGGAGACGGCAAAGTTTTCATCTACAGAGGCTCAGACGCTGGAATTGAGACAAAACCTGCTCAG GTGTTGGATGGTCGTGACTTTGATGTGAGACGTTTTGGTTACTCCATCTCAGGTGGTCTGGACATCGACAATAACCAATATCCAGACATTGCAGTGGGATCTTTGAATGATTCTGTCGTTCTCTTCAG GTCTCGTCCAGTCATTCATATAATCAGAGAAATATCTATAGACCCTCAGTACATCGATCTGGAGCAGCACAACTGTAAAGGCAGAGATGGAGTCTG CGTGGAGGTCAAGGCCTGCTTCATCTTCACAGCCCACCCAGAACACTACTCACCACACATTA CCCTGGTGGTGCACTTTGAAGCTGACACAGAGCGCAGGAAGTTGGGCCTCCCGCACCGCGTCACCTTCCTGGGCCGCAGCTCTTTAGAGCCGGAGTACATTCAGACGGAAGAAGTGGAGCTTCATCGGCAGCATCACCCAGCGTGCACCACCGCCGTCTTCCAACTCCAC gagagcATCCGTGACAAACTGCGTCCCATCTCACTGGCAATAACCCATACGATCAAGTCCGTGCCGCCACGCAGACACTCGGGTGCCAAGAGGCTGGAGAGGCTGGCGCCCATACTGAATATTTCTCCCTCTAATACACTGCACTCTGAG GTGAACTTCCTGCGAGAAGGATGTGGCGCTGACAAAATCTGCCAGAGCAACCTGAAGCTCAGCTACCAGTTTGGAACAcgacccctgacctctgacctcttcacTCCTCTGCCAAA AGATGAGGATGACGTGCAGGTGTTCTCCCTGTCAGACCAGCGGCTGGTGGTGCTGGAGCTCACCGTCACCAACATGCCCTCTGACCCCCTCTACCCTGAGGAGGACGGAGATGACGCCCACGCCGCTCAGCTGCTCATCTCCCTTCCAAACACTCTGTCGTACGCCGGCTCCAGGATCCCACCACAG ATGAGATGTCAAGCGAACCAGAATGGCTCTCAAGTCGAGTGTGACCTTGGAAACCCGGTCAAACGAGACACGAAG cTGAAATTCTCCATCAACTTGAGCACATCAAACATCACCATCGAGACCACGGAGTTGACAGCAGATCTCTCACTGACAAC GATCAGTGAGCAGCCGGACCTGACCCCCATCACAGCGTTCGCTAAAGTTGTGATAGagctccctctgtctgtcagtgg GCTCGCTCGTCCTCACCAGCTGTTCTTCAGCGGGGCGGTGAGGGGAGAGAGCGCCATGAGCAGTCTGGAGGACGTCGGCAGCCCTGTGGATTTTGAGTTTGTG GTGGCTAATCCCGGACAAGCTCTGCAGACGTTCGGCTCGGCCTTCCTGAACATCATGTGGCCTTACGAGCTGACCAATGAGAAGTGGCTGCTGTATCCTGCGAGCCTGAAGTTTGAGGGTCACCCAGACACACAGTGCTCCCCCACCGGGGCCCTGAATCCTCTAAAGCTGCAGAGCTCCTCACCTGCAGAGCTTCCACAGTTGATCGACCACAGG GCCGGGAGAGCGCGGCGCTCGTACCCAGAGGACGAAGGTCAAGTGATGGCAAAAGGCAACGTGGGACGAACCACCCCGGCGGTGGCAGCGTCAGAGAGACGCAAGTCGCTCAAActg GACTGTCTCCTGGGATCGGCACGTTGTGTCCTGTTCCAGTGTCCTCTGCACAGCTTCTCTGGTCAGGCTGTCCTCAAAATCCACGCCAGGCTGTGGAACAGCAGTTTCATAGag gagTTCCAGGCCGTCAGCGCCCTGGAGCTGCTGGTCAGAGCCAACATCACTGTCAAGTCCAGCATCAAGCACCTGGTCCTGAAGGATGCTGCTGCACAG GTCCCAGTGATGATCTACCCTGAACCTGGTCTGGCGGATCAGTACTGGATCCCCTGGTGGATCATCCTCATAGCTGTACTGGCAGGCATCCTGCTGCTGACTCTGCTGGTCTGCATACTGTggaag TGTGGTTTCTTCCGACGGGCCCACTACAAAGACAAACTGCCTCAGTACCACGCGGTGAAGATTCCTCGCGAGGACCGGCCACAGTTCCAGACTGAGAAGTCAGGAGTTGTCCATAAAAAGGAATGGGCCACGCACTGGAGCGACGGGACCTCGTAA
- the itga7 gene encoding integrin alpha-7 isoform X1 — protein MAAPVGHGNTVSLSSRSSHRWTTLLLWLLLTLFSQARGFNLDTTHTLHKFGDRGTFFGFSLALHQQLSPEPQSWILVGAPQAAGQGRLRGSRPGALFRCPITPEEYDCERVDIDGEVSLDRESKDNQWLGVTVKSQGIGGKVVTCAHLYELRQRVSQPSETRDPIGRCYVLSEDLTERDDLDGGEWKFCEGRPQGHEQFGFCQQGLSVSFTPDNNFILFGAPGTYNWKGEMRVQLLNQTLLDLGFYDDGPYEVADQKQLNAQLIPVPYHSYLGFSVDSAMGIMNLGELTFVAGAPRANHTGAVLLLKKDNVYRLVPQHIFWGEELASSFGYSVATTDLNRDGWTDLIVGAPNFFDRKAEIGGAVYVYLNPFGHWDDQARPIRLNGTYDSMFGMMVASVGDLDQDGYGDIAVGAPFDGDGKVFIYRGSDAGIETKPAQVLDGRDFDVRRFGYSISGGLDIDNNQYPDIAVGSLNDSVVLFRSRPVIHIIREISIDPQYIDLEQHNCKGRDGVCVEVKACFIFTAHPEHYSPHITLVVHFEADTERRKLGLPHRVTFLGRSSLEPEYIQTEEVELHRQHHPACTTAVFQLHESIRDKLRPISLAITHTIKSVPPRRHSGAKRLERLAPILNISPSNTLHSEVNFLREGCGADKICQSNLKLSYQFGTRPLTSDLFTPLPKDEDDVQVFSLSDQRLVVLELTVTNMPSDPLYPEEDGDDAHAAQLLISLPNTLSYAGSRIPPQMRCQANQNGSQVECDLGNPVKRDTKLKFSINLSTSNITIETTELTADLSLTTISEQPDLTPITAFAKVVIELPLSVSGLARPHQLFFSGAVRGESAMSSLEDVGSPVDFEFVVANPGQALQTFGSAFLNIMWPYELTNEKWLLYPASLKFEGHPDTQCSPTGALNPLKLQSSSPAELPQLIDHRAGRARRSYPEDEGQVMAKGNVGRTTPAVAASERRKSLKLDCLLGSARCVLFQCPLHSFSGQAVLKIHARLWNSSFIEEFQAVSALELLVRANITVKSSIKHLVLKDAAAQVPVMIYPEPGLADQYWIPWWIILIAVLAGILLLTLLVCILWKCGFFRRAHYKDKLPQYHAVKIPREDRPQFQTEKSGVVHKKEWATHWSDGTS, from the exons GATCCTGGTGGGGGCGCCGCAGGCAGCGGGGCAGGGCCGGTTGCGGGGCAGTCGACCAGGAGCCCTGTTCAGGTGTCCCATCACGCCAGAGGAGTACGACTGTGAGAGGGTGGATATCGATGGAGAAG tgagtctggacagagagagcaaagacaACCAGTGGCTGGGAGTTACTGTCAAAAGTCAGGGCATTGGAGGGAAGGTGGTG ACCTGCGCTCACCTGTACGAGCTCAGGCAACGTGTCAGTCAACCCTCAGAGACTCGCGACCCCATCGGACGCTGTTACGTCCTGAGTGAGGACCTGACCGAGCGAGATGACCTGGACGGAGGCGAGTGGAAGTTCTGCGAGGGTCGGCCGCAGGGACACGAGCAGTTCGGTTTCTGTCAGCAGGGTCTGTCCGTCAGTTTCACCCCGGACAACAACTTCATCCTGTTTGGCGCTCCGGGAACATACAACTGGAAAG GTGAGATGCGCGTCCAGCTCCTAAACCAGACTCTGCTTGACCTCGGTTTCTATGACGACGGGCCCTACGAGGTGGCAGATCAGAAACAGCTTAATGCTCAGCTCATCCCTGTGCCTTACCACAGTTACCTGG GGTTTTCTGTGGACTCGGCCATGGGGATAATGAACCTTGGAGAGCTGACCTTTGTGGCGGGTGCACCCCGGGCCAATCACACAGGTGccgtgctgctgctgaagaagGACAATGTGTACCGGCTGGTGCCGCAGCACATTTTCTGGGGGGAGGAGCTGGCGTCGTCGTTTGGCTACTCGGTCGCCACGACGGATCTGAACAGGGACGG CTGGACAGATCTGATTGTTGGAGCTCCTAACTTCTTTGACCGTAAGGCAGAGATCGGCGGAGCTGTTTACGTGTACTTGAACCCCTTCGGTCACTGGGACGATCAGGCTCGGCCGATCCGTCTCAACGGGACGTACGACTCCATGTTTGGGATGATGGTTGCCAGCGTCGGAGATCTGGACCAGGACGGATACGGAG ATATTGCTGTGGGAGCGCCGTTTGATGGAGACGGCAAAGTTTTCATCTACAGAGGCTCAGACGCTGGAATTGAGACAAAACCTGCTCAG GTGTTGGATGGTCGTGACTTTGATGTGAGACGTTTTGGTTACTCCATCTCAGGTGGTCTGGACATCGACAATAACCAATATCCAGACATTGCAGTGGGATCTTTGAATGATTCTGTCGTTCTCTTCAG GTCTCGTCCAGTCATTCATATAATCAGAGAAATATCTATAGACCCTCAGTACATCGATCTGGAGCAGCACAACTGTAAAGGCAGAGATGGAGTCTG CGTGGAGGTCAAGGCCTGCTTCATCTTCACAGCCCACCCAGAACACTACTCACCACACATTA CCCTGGTGGTGCACTTTGAAGCTGACACAGAGCGCAGGAAGTTGGGCCTCCCGCACCGCGTCACCTTCCTGGGCCGCAGCTCTTTAGAGCCGGAGTACATTCAGACGGAAGAAGTGGAGCTTCATCGGCAGCATCACCCAGCGTGCACCACCGCCGTCTTCCAACTCCAC gagagcATCCGTGACAAACTGCGTCCCATCTCACTGGCAATAACCCATACGATCAAGTCCGTGCCGCCACGCAGACACTCGGGTGCCAAGAGGCTGGAGAGGCTGGCGCCCATACTGAATATTTCTCCCTCTAATACACTGCACTCTGAG GTGAACTTCCTGCGAGAAGGATGTGGCGCTGACAAAATCTGCCAGAGCAACCTGAAGCTCAGCTACCAGTTTGGAACAcgacccctgacctctgacctcttcacTCCTCTGCCAAA AGATGAGGATGACGTGCAGGTGTTCTCCCTGTCAGACCAGCGGCTGGTGGTGCTGGAGCTCACCGTCACCAACATGCCCTCTGACCCCCTCTACCCTGAGGAGGACGGAGATGACGCCCACGCCGCTCAGCTGCTCATCTCCCTTCCAAACACTCTGTCGTACGCCGGCTCCAGGATCCCACCACAG ATGAGATGTCAAGCGAACCAGAATGGCTCTCAAGTCGAGTGTGACCTTGGAAACCCGGTCAAACGAGACACGAAG cTGAAATTCTCCATCAACTTGAGCACATCAAACATCACCATCGAGACCACGGAGTTGACAGCAGATCTCTCACTGACAAC GATCAGTGAGCAGCCGGACCTGACCCCCATCACAGCGTTCGCTAAAGTTGTGATAGagctccctctgtctgtcagtgg GCTCGCTCGTCCTCACCAGCTGTTCTTCAGCGGGGCGGTGAGGGGAGAGAGCGCCATGAGCAGTCTGGAGGACGTCGGCAGCCCTGTGGATTTTGAGTTTGTG GTGGCTAATCCCGGACAAGCTCTGCAGACGTTCGGCTCGGCCTTCCTGAACATCATGTGGCCTTACGAGCTGACCAATGAGAAGTGGCTGCTGTATCCTGCGAGCCTGAAGTTTGAGGGTCACCCAGACACACAGTGCTCCCCCACCGGGGCCCTGAATCCTCTAAAGCTGCAGAGCTCCTCACCTGCAGAGCTTCCACAGTTGATCGACCACAGG GCCGGGAGAGCGCGGCGCTCGTACCCAGAGGACGAAGGTCAAGTGATGGCAAAAGGCAACGTGGGACGAACCACCCCGGCGGTGGCAGCGTCAGAGAGACGCAAGTCGCTCAAActg GACTGTCTCCTGGGATCGGCACGTTGTGTCCTGTTCCAGTGTCCTCTGCACAGCTTCTCTGGTCAGGCTGTCCTCAAAATCCACGCCAGGCTGTGGAACAGCAGTTTCATAGag gagTTCCAGGCCGTCAGCGCCCTGGAGCTGCTGGTCAGAGCCAACATCACTGTCAAGTCCAGCATCAAGCACCTGGTCCTGAAGGATGCTGCTGCACAG GTCCCAGTGATGATCTACCCTGAACCTGGTCTGGCGGATCAGTACTGGATCCCCTGGTGGATCATCCTCATAGCTGTACTGGCAGGCATCCTGCTGCTGACTCTGCTGGTCTGCATACTGTggaag TGTGGTTTCTTCCGACGGGCCCACTACAAAGACAAACTGCCTCAGTACCACGCGGTGAAGATTCCTCGCGAGGACCGGCCACAGTTCCAGACTGAGAAGTCAGGAGTTGTCCATAAAAAGGAATGGGCCACGCACTGGAGCGACGGGACCTCGTAA